A DNA window from Deinococcus malanensis contains the following coding sequences:
- a CDS encoding MerR family transcriptional regulator, with amino-acid sequence MTGTQLWTVGEVAELTRVSVRTLHHYDALGLLMPSVRSEANYRLYAPDDLSRLWRILTFRELGFPLSEIGRLLGGGPEAELSALRLQAALLQEQASRAQRRLGTVMSLLEAAERDKGGFTMSSQDLRDMFDGFDPAQYESEVQERWGDTDACRQTDERTRNYTRADWAQLKEEGEKLTSAYLTLMDRGFLPEGVQAQQVAAHPRAYFQRWFYNASPDMMRSLALMWIQDERFTHNIDRARPGLAAYQSSAVTAWAGSQVGKSE; translated from the coding sequence ATGACCGGTACACAACTCTGGACGGTTGGTGAGGTGGCGGAGCTGACCCGCGTCAGCGTCCGGACCCTGCATCACTACGACGCCCTGGGCCTGCTGATGCCGTCGGTCCGCAGTGAGGCGAACTACCGCCTGTATGCCCCCGATGATCTGTCTCGGCTGTGGCGGATTCTGACTTTTCGCGAGCTGGGATTCCCCCTTTCGGAGATCGGCCGGCTGCTCGGCGGGGGTCCGGAGGCCGAACTGAGTGCGCTGCGGCTGCAGGCGGCCCTGTTGCAGGAGCAGGCGAGCCGCGCGCAGCGGAGGCTGGGCACCGTGATGTCTCTGCTGGAGGCCGCAGAGCGTGACAAAGGAGGTTTCACCATGAGCAGTCAGGACTTACGTGACATGTTTGATGGATTCGACCCTGCCCAGTACGAGTCCGAGGTGCAGGAGCGATGGGGCGACACTGACGCCTGCAGACAAACTGACGAGCGCACCCGGAACTACACCAGGGCTGACTGGGCACAGCTGAAGGAAGAGGGCGAGAAGCTCACGTCGGCATATCTGACCCTGATGGACAGAGGGTTTTTGCCCGAGGGTGTGCAGGCGCAGCAGGTGGCGGCACACCCTCGGGCGTATTTTCAACGCTGGTTCTATAACGCCTCACCCGACATGATGCGTTCCCTGGCGCTGATGTGGATTCAGGACGAACGGTTTACCCACAACATCGACCGGGCGCGGCCAGGGCTCGCCGCCTATCAGAGCTCCGCCGTGACAGCGTGGGCCGGCAGTCAGGTCGGAAAGTCCGAGTAA
- a CDS encoding GNAT family N-acetyltransferase: MPPVPTPPTDPRAQHLMNEQQRELRRLYNDEDSRTEPFDPQTLSGEGSLLLTLEEDGRLLACGALKKLEADTAEIKRMYTVPGARGRGLGREILSALIQAGREAGYARLVLETGNQQPEAVHLYERAGFRRIPNYGYYADMEDSLCFELPLR, encoded by the coding sequence ATGCCACCTGTGCCGACCCCGCCGACCGACCCCCGTGCCCAGCACCTGATGAACGAACAGCAGCGCGAACTGCGTCGCCTGTACAACGACGAAGACAGCCGCACCGAGCCCTTCGATCCGCAGACGCTGAGTGGCGAGGGCAGCCTGCTGCTGACCCTTGAGGAAGACGGACGGCTGCTGGCCTGCGGCGCCCTGAAAAAGCTGGAGGCAGACACGGCTGAGATCAAACGGATGTACACCGTGCCCGGCGCCCGGGGCCGGGGTCTGGGCCGGGAAATTCTGTCCGCACTGATTCAAGCCGGGCGGGAGGCAGGCTACGCCCGGCTGGTTCTGGAAACCGGAAACCAGCAGCCCGAGGCCGTCCACCTCTATGAGCGTGCCGGGTTCAGGCGAATCCCGAATTACGGGTACTACGCGGACATGGAAGACAGCCTCTGCTTTGAGCTGCCGCTGCGCTGA
- a CDS encoding NAD(P)/FAD-dependent oxidoreductase, with protein sequence MKTLILGAGYAGLAAATKLKPTPGMETLLVEQNAYHTFETRLHEAAAHNTRVTLPLTPLLRGTGVNLEQAQVDTVSLDEKEVRLKDGRVLTYDTLVVGLGSVTNFYRIPGLAENASELKDVADADEIFTFVNRAYSGDYVGNRDIVVGGAGLTGVELVTELAQRAELLTKARGLPPFQIHLVEAGPKILPVLDDALRAKAQRTLEGYGINVLTGHRLMQATADSVTVQTAEGEQKIIAAGKIIWTGGIQARDIVRGEKLEKGPGGRIAVDTELRAKGYPDVFIIGDMGLALNQEGKPVPTTAQHAGQQGRLTGKNLMHLAKGQPLEAYEPTTLGEFVSLGGLMAVGWMKLPWNQKLAITGGIAHVMKRASEWRWRASID encoded by the coding sequence ATGAAAACCCTGATCCTTGGTGCTGGTTACGCGGGCCTTGCCGCCGCCACCAAACTCAAGCCCACGCCCGGCATGGAAACTCTGCTGGTCGAGCAGAACGCCTACCACACCTTTGAAACCCGTCTGCATGAGGCAGCGGCCCACAACACCCGCGTGACCCTGCCTCTGACCCCGCTGCTGCGGGGAACCGGGGTGAATCTCGAGCAGGCACAGGTTGACACGGTCAGTCTGGACGAGAAGGAAGTGCGTCTGAAAGATGGCCGCGTGCTGACCTACGACACCCTGGTCGTGGGCCTGGGTAGCGTCACCAACTTCTACCGCATTCCCGGCCTGGCCGAGAATGCCTCAGAGCTCAAGGATGTGGCTGACGCCGACGAGATCTTCACTTTCGTCAACCGGGCCTACTCGGGTGACTATGTGGGCAACCGTGACATCGTGGTTGGCGGCGCTGGTCTGACCGGTGTGGAACTGGTCACCGAACTCGCGCAGCGCGCTGAGCTGTTGACCAAGGCGCGCGGCCTGCCGCCCTTCCAGATTCACCTCGTTGAGGCCGGCCCGAAGATCCTGCCTGTACTGGACGACGCGCTGCGGGCCAAGGCCCAGCGCACCCTGGAAGGCTACGGCATCAACGTGCTGACCGGACACCGCCTGATGCAGGCCACGGCCGACAGCGTGACGGTGCAGACCGCCGAGGGGGAGCAGAAGATCATTGCCGCCGGCAAGATCATCTGGACCGGGGGCATCCAGGCCCGCGACATCGTCCGGGGCGAGAAGCTGGAGAAAGGCCCCGGTGGCCGCATCGCCGTGGACACCGAATTGCGCGCCAAGGGCTACCCGGACGTATTTATCATCGGGGACATGGGTCTGGCGCTGAACCAGGAAGGCAAACCGGTACCCACCACGGCCCAGCATGCGGGCCAGCAGGGTCGTCTGACGGGCAAGAACCTGATGCATTTGGCCAAAGGACAGCCGCTGGAAGCCTATGAACCTACCACCCTGGGAGAGTTCGTCAGCCTGGGTGGCCTGATGGCCGTGGGCTGGATGAAGCTGCCCTGGAACCAGAAACTGGCCATCACCGGCGGGATCGCTCACGTCATGAAACGTGCCAGCGAGTGGCGCTGGCGGGCCAGCATCGACTGA
- a CDS encoding DEAD/DEAH box helicase — MTLAAPNLSKLLDPAPPGNLLLLPQIARAALFASYPGPAVLLTTPDRLASYASSGVLGAPVSVNPGLRDWDARHEHVVLDVNTALDLFPSNPEEHALTLKVGGTYPREALLSRLERLGYERGEEPGFELRGDTLELRLEPGTGLPADAEEGLWVRAEFFGDELDTLRTLAPGELTGAKTTSFTLEPTGEYLTDVKWDATRLDLLPGRVFLDSPEFYASSLGVLAETLWPRLAAREVTSFGRAPLELPDLHTGLQTLGFYRARLSDLERDVLEWRGAGYRVFVLVRHDRTAAYLADKLLGSHEIPWLSIPRLPEGGLGFLRAAGEGGFVIPEHRTVVITEDLIYGFQGGSALRGKKLTGRPVTDALGLHVGDFLIHPEHGIGRFEGLETRKVLGVTRDYLNIEYRGGARLSVPIEQLPVLRRHPGTTDDPPVLSSFDKKDWAKAKERARKNAEEVAGKLLVQYAARQVTPGNAFPPQPEWDEQIEQNFKFELTSDQKTSLKETMRDLEKPNPADRLISGDVGFGKTEVALRAAHRVVGHGRQVAILVPTTLLAEQHTSTFVERFKGLPVRVEGLSRFTSPQQAKSILNDLKAGKVDILIGTHRLLSGDIEFKDLGLIIVDEEHRFGVSQKEKLRALRGLPAMTDGRLELPPEARAVDTLALSATPIPRTLYMSMVGLRDMSSIQTPPKGRKPIQTILAPFDPVTVRDAILNEIERGGKVFYIHDRIASIGARSLYLRNLVPEARIGVAHGRMNEEELEEIMLGFEQGAFDVLLSTTIVETGLDIPEANTILIERADRLGLAQLYQLRGRVGRRAQTAYAYLFYPPRMTENAQRRLWAIADLQDLGSGHLLAEKDMEIRGVGNILGEEQHGHVQAVSIDVYTELLSEAVAKLKGEKLEAPPSVSIDLPVSARLTPEYFEHDEEARIATYGRLSEARTLQAISRVERDLRKKYGPPAPEVQNFIDLAKLRLTALAKRVLSVGETMTHLQVTFAYKGLDYDAAGLKRFPLRTEVQTFPPSVKLEKRGIRPDDYARTLIDLLGYFG, encoded by the coding sequence GTGACCCTCGCCGCGCCCAATCTATCGAAACTGCTTGACCCTGCGCCGCCCGGTAATTTGCTGCTGCTGCCGCAGATCGCGCGCGCGGCGTTGTTCGCCTCCTATCCTGGGCCGGCGGTCCTGCTGACCACCCCCGACCGGCTCGCGAGTTATGCCTCGTCGGGGGTACTGGGCGCGCCGGTCAGTGTGAACCCGGGCCTGCGCGACTGGGACGCGCGGCACGAGCACGTGGTGCTGGATGTCAACACCGCGCTTGACCTGTTCCCCAGCAACCCTGAGGAACACGCCCTGACCCTGAAGGTGGGCGGGACCTACCCGCGTGAAGCCCTGCTCTCGCGCCTGGAACGGCTGGGGTACGAACGTGGCGAGGAACCTGGCTTTGAGTTGCGTGGTGACACGCTGGAACTTCGCCTGGAGCCTGGAACCGGCCTGCCGGCCGACGCCGAGGAAGGCCTGTGGGTGCGCGCCGAATTCTTCGGTGATGAACTCGATACCCTGCGGACCCTGGCGCCGGGTGAACTGACCGGAGCGAAGACCACTTCATTCACGCTGGAGCCGACCGGCGAGTACCTGACCGACGTCAAGTGGGACGCCACCCGGCTGGACCTGCTGCCGGGCCGGGTGTTCCTGGATTCCCCCGAGTTCTATGCCTCCTCCCTGGGCGTCCTGGCCGAAACGCTGTGGCCCCGGCTGGCCGCGCGGGAGGTCACCAGTTTTGGCCGGGCTCCGCTGGAGCTGCCGGACCTGCACACCGGCTTGCAGACGCTGGGCTTCTACCGCGCCCGCCTTTCGGATCTGGAACGTGATGTGCTGGAGTGGCGCGGCGCCGGCTACCGGGTATTTGTCCTGGTGCGCCATGACCGCACTGCGGCCTATCTGGCCGACAAGCTGCTGGGCAGCCACGAGATCCCGTGGCTGAGCATTCCCCGGCTGCCCGAGGGCGGATTAGGTTTCCTGCGCGCTGCAGGCGAGGGCGGTTTCGTGATTCCCGAGCACCGCACGGTCGTGATCACCGAGGACCTGATCTACGGCTTCCAGGGCGGCAGCGCGCTGCGGGGCAAGAAACTGACTGGCCGGCCGGTCACGGACGCACTGGGCCTGCACGTGGGCGACTTCCTGATTCATCCCGAGCACGGCATCGGTCGGTTCGAGGGTCTGGAGACCCGCAAGGTCCTGGGTGTGACGCGCGACTACCTGAACATCGAGTACCGGGGAGGTGCGCGCCTGAGCGTTCCCATCGAGCAGTTGCCGGTATTGCGCCGCCACCCTGGCACCACCGACGACCCGCCGGTCCTGAGTTCCTTCGACAAAAAGGACTGGGCCAAGGCCAAGGAACGCGCCCGCAAGAATGCCGAGGAAGTGGCCGGTAAGCTGCTGGTGCAGTACGCCGCGCGGCAGGTGACTCCCGGCAACGCCTTCCCGCCCCAGCCGGAATGGGACGAACAGATCGAGCAGAATTTCAAGTTCGAGCTGACAAGTGACCAGAAGACATCGCTGAAAGAAACCATGCGGGATCTGGAAAAGCCCAACCCCGCCGACCGCCTAATCAGCGGAGACGTGGGCTTCGGGAAAACCGAGGTGGCTCTGCGTGCCGCCCACCGAGTTGTCGGTCACGGCCGGCAGGTCGCCATTCTGGTGCCCACCACGCTGCTGGCCGAGCAGCACACCTCGACTTTCGTGGAGCGCTTCAAGGGGCTGCCAGTAAGGGTCGAGGGCCTGTCACGCTTCACCAGCCCCCAGCAGGCCAAAAGTATCCTGAACGACCTGAAGGCCGGCAAGGTGGACATTCTGATCGGCACCCACCGCCTGCTGTCCGGCGATATCGAGTTCAAGGACCTGGGCCTGATCATCGTGGACGAGGAGCACCGCTTCGGCGTCTCGCAGAAGGAGAAGCTGCGCGCCCTGCGGGGTCTGCCGGCCATGACTGACGGCAGGCTGGAACTGCCACCCGAGGCCCGCGCGGTCGACACCCTGGCCCTGTCGGCCACCCCCATTCCGCGCACGCTGTACATGAGCATGGTTGGCCTGCGCGACATGAGCTCCATCCAGACGCCGCCCAAGGGCCGCAAGCCCATTCAGACCATTCTGGCGCCTTTCGACCCGGTGACGGTCCGCGACGCGATCCTGAACGAAATCGAGCGCGGCGGCAAGGTCTTCTACATTCATGACCGGATCGCCAGCATCGGGGCGCGCAGCCTGTACCTGCGCAATCTGGTGCCCGAAGCGCGTATCGGCGTGGCCCACGGCCGCATGAACGAGGAAGAACTTGAAGAGATCATGCTGGGCTTCGAGCAGGGCGCCTTTGATGTGCTGCTTTCGACCACTATCGTCGAGACTGGCCTGGACATTCCTGAGGCCAACACCATCCTGATTGAGCGGGCTGACCGCCTGGGCCTGGCGCAGCTGTATCAGCTGCGGGGCCGCGTGGGCCGCCGCGCGCAGACAGCCTACGCCTATCTGTTCTACCCGCCGCGCATGACCGAAAACGCCCAGCGCCGGCTGTGGGCCATTGCCGACCTGCAGGACCTGGGCAGCGGACACCTGCTGGCCGAGAAGGATATGGAGATCCGCGGGGTAGGCAATATTCTGGGTGAGGAGCAGCACGGGCATGTACAGGCCGTGTCCATTGACGTGTATACCGAGCTGCTCTCGGAGGCGGTCGCCAAACTCAAGGGTGAGAAACTGGAAGCTCCGCCCAGCGTCTCCATTGACCTGCCAGTGAGTGCCCGCCTGACTCCGGAGTACTTCGAGCACGACGAGGAGGCCCGCATCGCCACCTACGGCCGCCTGTCCGAGGCTCGGACCCTGCAGGCCATCAGCCGGGTGGAGCGCGACCTGCGCAAGAAGTACGGCCCGCCGGCGCCCGAGGTGCAGAACTTCATCGATCTGGCCAAGCTGCGCCTGACCGCTCTAGCCAAGCGGGTTCTGAGCGTGGGGGAGACCATGACCCACCTGCAGGTGACCTTTGCCTACAAGGGGCTGGACTACGACGCCGCCGGCCTCAAGCGTTTTCCGCTCAGGACCGAGGTCCAGACCTTTCCACCATCCGTGAAGCTGGAAAAGCGTGGCATCAGGCCCGATGACTATGCCCGCACGCTGATTGACCTGCTGGGTTACTTCGGGTGA
- a CDS encoding histidine phosphatase family protein, with protein MKLLLIRHGQSVNNLLEQETASPCYEGRQADPPLTELGHEQARRLATWVVGNAQCQRVTHLYSSLTTRAVQTAAPLAQAMGLKVQGLQDAYECGGLNTGPEGQFAPVPGRDHASLLTDCPPLLWPAELHGQGWDGGYEPWDHGHFAARAARVKAQLRTAAAEGDVLALVTHHDFAQFLIGDLLALPELNGEALTFRLKNTATTFLELRTTASGTQERVVHWLNSAPHLTPDLITG; from the coding sequence GTGAAGCTGCTGCTGATCCGACACGGACAGTCCGTGAATAACCTCTTGGAGCAGGAAACCGCCAGTCCCTGCTACGAGGGGAGGCAGGCAGATCCACCTCTGACGGAACTGGGTCACGAGCAGGCACGGCGGCTGGCCACCTGGGTCGTCGGTAACGCACAATGTCAGCGCGTCACGCACCTCTATTCAAGCCTCACCACCCGCGCAGTCCAGACCGCTGCGCCGCTGGCCCAGGCAATGGGACTCAAGGTGCAGGGGCTCCAGGACGCCTATGAATGTGGAGGGCTGAACACCGGCCCGGAAGGGCAATTTGCGCCCGTTCCCGGCCGCGACCACGCCTCGCTGCTGACGGACTGTCCACCTCTGCTGTGGCCGGCGGAACTGCACGGCCAGGGTTGGGACGGCGGCTATGAACCCTGGGATCATGGGCACTTCGCCGCACGCGCAGCCCGCGTGAAGGCCCAGTTGCGAACAGCTGCGGCTGAGGGAGACGTGCTGGCTCTGGTCACCCATCATGACTTCGCCCAGTTCCTTATCGGCGATCTGCTGGCGTTGCCTGAGCTGAACGGCGAGGCGCTCACGTTCCGGCTGAAGAATACCGCCACCACTTTTCTTGAGTTGCGTACTACGGCCAGCGGTACGCAGGAGCGTGTGGTCCACTGGCTCAACTCTGCCCCTCATCTGACTCCGGATCTCATAACGGGCTGA
- a CDS encoding AzlD domain-containing protein, which translates to MSPALIILMMWAVTYPARLLGLSLGRLHLPPFWLAFLQFVPVSVFAALVVPDVLGSPEWARRLVACVVGGALMWRTRHLGMGLLGGFAAYWAARTLGL; encoded by the coding sequence GTGAGTCCGGCGCTGATCATCCTGATGATGTGGGCCGTAACCTACCCGGCGCGCCTGCTGGGCCTGAGTCTGGGCCGGCTGCACCTGCCGCCCTTCTGGCTGGCGTTTCTGCAGTTTGTACCGGTCAGTGTGTTTGCCGCCCTGGTGGTGCCGGACGTTCTGGGCAGTCCGGAATGGGCCCGGCGGCTGGTCGCCTGCGTCGTGGGCGGCGCCCTGATGTGGCGCACCCGGCACCTGGGGATGGGGCTGCTCGGAGGTTTCGCGGCCTATTGGGCGGCCAGAACACTGGGCTTGTGA
- a CDS encoding ATP-binding protein: MLAREARLSLPGNASHATRIERAWDTTRTANRRLMGTLAERVDARASWQDLILPPSEAGVLRQIAAHVRHRSQVYEQLGMARPGRGRALTALFSGPSGTGKTLSAEVLATDLNLDLYRIDLSSTVSKYIGETEKNLRRIFDAADQGGCILLFDEADSVFGKRGEVRDSNDRYANIQVNYLLQRLETFNGLAVLTTNLESSMDVAFMRRIQFVLNFRPPQPAERERLWRLAFPEALDTTGVDFRALAQAEVSGGNIRSIAMNAVFMAVSRNENLSQDLVTEALHLEYRKLGRLVL, from the coding sequence GTGCTGGCGCGTGAAGCGCGGCTGTCGCTGCCTGGAAACGCCAGTCACGCCACCCGTATCGAGCGGGCGTGGGACACCACCCGCACCGCCAACCGCCGCCTGATGGGCACACTGGCCGAACGGGTGGACGCGCGCGCCAGCTGGCAGGACCTGATTCTTCCGCCCTCCGAGGCCGGGGTGCTGCGGCAGATCGCGGCGCATGTGCGTCACCGCTCGCAGGTGTACGAGCAGCTGGGCATGGCCCGCCCCGGGCGAGGCCGGGCGCTCACGGCCCTGTTCAGCGGGCCCAGCGGCACCGGCAAGACCCTCAGCGCCGAGGTGCTGGCTACGGATCTGAACCTCGACCTGTACCGCATTGACCTGAGCAGCACCGTCAGCAAATACATCGGCGAGACCGAGAAGAACCTGCGGCGCATTTTCGACGCGGCCGACCAGGGCGGCTGTATTCTGCTGTTCGATGAAGCCGACAGCGTGTTCGGCAAGCGTGGCGAGGTGCGCGACAGCAACGACCGTTACGCCAACATTCAGGTCAACTACCTGTTGCAGCGGCTGGAAACCTTCAACGGTCTGGCGGTACTGACCACCAATCTGGAGAGCAGCATGGACGTGGCCTTTATGCGCCGTATCCAGTTTGTGCTGAACTTCCGCCCGCCGCAGCCTGCCGAGCGCGAGCGGCTGTGGCGGCTGGCCTTTCCTGAGGCGCTGGACACCACGGGCGTGGACTTTCGCGCCCTGGCCCAGGCAGAGGTCTCGGGCGGCAATATCCGAAGCATTGCCATGAACGCCGTGTTTATGGCTGTGTCCAGAAACGAGAATCTCAGCCAGGACCTGGTCACCGAGGCCCTGCACCTGGAGTACCGCAAGCTGGGGCGGCTGGTTCTCTAA
- a CDS encoding PAAR domain-containing protein codes for MCTGPPDMIVRGSGTVLINGRPAARLGDPTTHGGVIVAGAPTVNIGS; via the coding sequence GTGTGCACCGGACCACCGGACATGATTGTCCGGGGCAGTGGCACCGTACTGATCAACGGCCGGCCAGCTGCGCGGCTGGGAGACCCCACCACCCACGGTGGCGTAATCGTGGCCGGGGCACCCACCGTGAATATCGGTAGCTGA
- a CDS encoding histidine phosphatase family protein — MERLFLVRHAETLVMGPKVLRGGQSQSDVLSERGHRQAARCGTTFASLRLNRPAVYASTFLRAQQTAHPLAAALGIAVTVVDGLQEMETGDWYGRPHDDLNTHGHELFGGNGDFGFPGGESRAEVERRLCQALTQILNQGGTPIIVSHGLALQILLCGLLATDFAAAWADGRFRHANGAISELRGTARQWRAVRLRCAQHLRVDDWE; from the coding sequence ATGGAACGACTCTTTCTGGTCCGGCATGCCGAAACGCTGGTTATGGGACCCAAAGTGCTGCGTGGCGGACAGAGCCAGAGTGACGTCCTCAGTGAGCGCGGTCACCGGCAGGCAGCCCGGTGCGGGACAACCTTTGCCTCGTTGCGTCTGAACCGGCCAGCCGTCTATGCCAGCACGTTTCTCCGGGCGCAGCAGACGGCTCATCCCCTGGCTGCTGCACTGGGGATCGCTGTAACGGTCGTAGACGGATTGCAGGAAATGGAGACAGGGGACTGGTACGGGCGCCCCCACGATGACCTGAACACTCACGGGCATGAATTGTTCGGCGGCAACGGAGACTTCGGCTTTCCAGGCGGGGAGAGCCGAGCCGAGGTCGAGCGCCGGCTCTGCCAGGCGCTTACGCAGATTCTGAACCAGGGCGGCACCCCAATCATCGTTTCGCATGGGCTGGCCCTTCAGATCCTGCTGTGCGGCCTGCTGGCAACCGACTTCGCCGCAGCCTGGGCCGACGGACGGTTCCGCCATGCCAATGGTGCCATCTCTGAACTTCGTGGCACGGCCCGACAGTGGAGGGCGGTCAGGCTGCGCTGTGCTCAACACCTGAGGGTTGACGACTGGGAATAG
- a CDS encoding TlpA family protein disulfide reductase yields the protein MEWPLQEDFVHGDPVVPPAHWTAPGLVMTFNLECSGCVSRGIPFLKRLHAEFGSRVQLLAVHTSFGHRRLPREDVEPTLLKFSRDFARLPFPVALDLDGAFARHWRTEGTPHWLAFSPGGELLRSVYGSQDNAQTRLQYLLQEWAGEDAGR from the coding sequence ATGGAATGGCCCCTGCAGGAGGACTTCGTGCATGGTGACCCGGTGGTACCCCCCGCGCACTGGACGGCACCCGGACTGGTCATGACCTTTAATCTCGAATGCTCGGGCTGTGTGTCACGGGGCATTCCGTTTCTGAAACGTCTGCACGCAGAATTCGGGAGCAGGGTGCAACTGCTGGCAGTTCATACCAGTTTCGGGCACCGCCGGTTGCCCCGGGAGGATGTCGAACCGACCCTGCTGAAGTTCTCCCGTGATTTTGCGCGGCTGCCCTTTCCCGTCGCCCTGGACCTGGACGGCGCGTTCGCCCGGCACTGGAGGACCGAAGGCACCCCCCACTGGCTGGCCTTCTCGCCGGGCGGCGAGTTGCTTCGTAGCGTCTACGGCAGCCAGGACAATGCGCAGACGCGCCTCCAGTACCTGCTCCAGGAGTGGGCCGGGGAGGATGCCGGGCGGTAA
- a CDS encoding CobW family GTP-binding protein, with protein MTKPTSASLPITVLCGFLGAGKTTLLNHLLHQNEGRRIAVIVNEFGAVNVDASLVVQTGEQTIELSNGCICCTLRGDLLHAVHDLLETRDLDGILIESTGIGEPLPIAQSFCLTPEDLDLDAEPGQDPIPDLTGRAHVDAMITVVDSAQFFPLWDRQDLIPGDDAGRGFGELLAEQIEFADIVVLNKTDLAAPEDITRLRELVGITNPFARVLVATRGELPSEELLDVQLFDMERAMQMDAWMTELEKEHTPESETYGLGTHIYRSDRPFDPQRFHAALTSGLPQNVIRSKGWVNLGDGMATLWNHTGRQLALEQAGHWHDPELAFSEIVFIGPDLDPTLLDGLLDSALTA; from the coding sequence ATGACAAAGCCTACCTCCGCTTCTCTTCCCATCACCGTGCTGTGCGGCTTTCTCGGAGCCGGAAAAACCACGCTTCTGAATCATCTGCTGCATCAGAACGAGGGGCGCCGGATTGCCGTCATCGTCAATGAGTTCGGAGCCGTCAATGTGGATGCCAGTCTGGTCGTGCAGACCGGCGAACAGACCATCGAACTCAGCAACGGCTGTATCTGCTGCACGCTCCGTGGTGACCTCCTGCACGCAGTGCATGACCTGCTCGAAACACGCGACCTGGACGGCATCCTGATTGAAAGCACGGGCATCGGCGAACCGCTGCCTATCGCGCAGAGCTTCTGCCTGACGCCCGAGGACCTGGACCTGGACGCCGAGCCGGGTCAGGACCCTATTCCAGACCTGACTGGCCGGGCGCACGTGGACGCCATGATCACCGTCGTAGACAGCGCGCAGTTCTTTCCACTGTGGGACCGTCAGGACCTGATTCCCGGAGATGATGCGGGGCGCGGCTTTGGGGAACTGCTGGCCGAGCAGATCGAGTTTGCCGACATTGTCGTGCTTAACAAGACTGACCTCGCTGCTCCTGAGGACATCACGCGCCTGAGAGAGCTGGTGGGCATTACCAACCCCTTTGCCCGGGTGCTGGTGGCCACACGTGGCGAACTGCCCAGTGAGGAGCTGCTGGACGTGCAGCTATTCGACATGGAGCGCGCCATGCAGATGGACGCCTGGATGACCGAACTGGAAAAGGAACATACTCCCGAAAGCGAGACATATGGCCTCGGTACCCACATTTACCGCAGCGACAGGCCCTTTGACCCGCAACGGTTTCACGCGGCCCTGACCAGCGGCCTGCCCCAGAACGTCATCCGCAGCAAGGGCTGGGTCAATCTGGGCGACGGCATGGCCACCCTGTGGAATCACACCGGGCGTCAGCTGGCCCTGGAACAGGCCGGCCACTGGCACGACCCTGAACTGGCCTTCAGTGAGATCGTCTTTATTGGACCTGACCTTGATCCCACGCTGCTCGATGGCCTGCTCGACAGCGCCCTGACTGCCTGA
- a CDS encoding AzlC family ABC transporter permease: MAAAPFWPAFWRGFRALVPLWLGMVPFAVAYAVTARAAGLGVWETQLMSLTVFAGASQFAAAGLFASGASGLSIVATTFLLNARHVLYGLSLSRQLPLTPRERALAAQFLTDEAYGVSVVHGPRDPTGLSFAFLLGAELSLYVIWNASTLAGALAGAVLPDPQALGVGVIFPLAFLGLLVPLLADRLNLLVAAASGAAAWLLSRVLPGGLVVLLAGVGGALLGAWLLTRREQPEARP; encoded by the coding sequence ATGGCGGCAGCTCCTTTCTGGCCCGCGTTCTGGCGGGGATTCCGGGCACTCGTGCCGCTGTGGCTGGGCATGGTGCCGTTTGCGGTGGCCTACGCGGTGACGGCGCGGGCAGCTGGTCTGGGAGTCTGGGAGACCCAGCTGATGAGCCTGACTGTCTTCGCGGGCGCCAGCCAGTTCGCGGCGGCCGGCCTGTTTGCGTCCGGGGCTTCTGGACTGAGCATCGTAGCCACCACATTTCTGCTGAACGCGCGGCACGTGCTGTACGGCCTGAGCCTCTCGCGCCAGCTGCCCCTGACCCCCAGGGAGCGCGCCCTGGCCGCGCAATTCCTGACCGACGAGGCCTATGGAGTCAGTGTCGTGCATGGGCCCCGCGACCCCACGGGTCTGAGTTTTGCCTTTCTGCTGGGCGCCGAACTGAGCCTGTACGTGATCTGGAATGCCTCGACCCTGGCCGGCGCCCTGGCTGGTGCGGTGCTGCCCGACCCGCAGGCACTGGGCGTGGGTGTGATTTTCCCCCTGGCGTTTCTGGGCCTGCTGGTCCCGCTGCTGGCTGACCGCCTGAATCTGCTGGTAGCTGCGGCTTCCGGGGCAGCAGCATGGCTGCTCTCACGTGTGCTGCCCGGGGGACTGGTGGTGCTGCTGGCTGGCGTGGGCGGAGCGCTGCTGGGGGCCTGGCTCCTGACCCGCCGGGAGCAGCCGGAGGCGCGCCCGTGA